The following proteins are encoded in a genomic region of Nicotiana sylvestris chromosome 4, ASM39365v2, whole genome shotgun sequence:
- the LOC104238619 gene encoding phosphopantothenate--cysteine ligase 2-like isoform X3 — MDAVDDADKLPETAINEVTSFFESAPPLTDAAETEICLKEFVDRNTSLSGSYYFFKNQHLIVFSLLILFSSNIDARLSFVSPCSVNGKANRVVCVTSGGTTVPLEKQCVRYIDNFASGHRGAASTEYFLKAGYSVIFLYRRGGCQPFCSLLPDDPLLECFTVADDSIIEMDPLHAETVKKAITETRAAVADGILLKLPFTTIFEYLQILQLISASLRGLGPSAIFYLAAAVSDFYVPWESMALHKIQSASGPLDMRLAQVPKMLSVLRNEWAPMAFYISFKLETDKDILLAKADMALKKYKMHMVIANELSTRKEEVIVVTEQEKVTVRRDSTQAGAEVECPLVELVVDRHSAYIKKVDA, encoded by the exons ATGGATGCAGTTGATGATGCTGATAAGTTACCAGAAACAGCAATAAATGAAGTGACATCCTTCTTTGAGTCAGCTCCACCGCTGACGGATGCTGCTGAAACTGAAATATGTTTGAAGGAGTTCGTTGATCGCAATACCTCATTATCAGGCAGTTATTATTTCTTTAAAAATCAACATCTCATAGTTTTTAGCCTTTTAATTCTCTTTTCTTCAAATATAGATGCTAGACTTTCTTTTGTGTCTCCGTGTTCAGTAAATGGAAAAGCAAACAGGGTGGTGTGTGTGACTTCTGGTGGTACAACTGTTCCTTTGGAAAAGCAATGTGTTCGTTATATTGACAACTTTGCTTCCGGTCATAGAGGGGCCGCATCCACAGA ATACTTTTTGAAGGCAGGTTATTCTGTAATCTTTCTCTACCGAAG GGGGGGCTGCCAGCCATTTTGTAGTTTGCTGCCGGATGACCCGTTGCTAGAGTGTTTTACTGTAGCTGATGATTCAATTATTGAAA TGGATCCATTGCATGCCGAAACAGTGAAGAAAGCCATTACTGAAACTCGTGCT GCAGTTGCTGATGGCATCCTGTTGAAACTTCCATTTACGACAATTTTTGAGTATTTGCag ATTCTTCAGCTAATTTCTGCATCATTGAGGGGCCTTGGGCCTAGTGCTATTTTCTATCTTGCAGCTGCCGTTTCTGATTTTTATGTTCCATGGGAAAGCATG GCTTTACATAAGATCCAGTCAGCATCTGGTCCTCTGGACATGCGACTCGCCCAAGTACCAAAGATGCTTTCAGTGCTTAGGAATGAGTGGGCACCGATGGCCTTCTACATATCTTTCAAG CTAGAAACAGATAAAGATATCCTTTTAGCAAAGGCTGATATGGCCCTCAAAAAATACAAGATGCATATGGTGATAGCAAACGAACTTTCAACCCGTAAAGAGGAAGTTATAGTTGTGACAGAGCAGGAAAAGGTCACAGTTCGCAGGGACAGCACTCAGGCTGGGGCTGAGGTTGAGTGTCCATTGGTCGAGCTTGTTGTTGATAGACATTCAGCATATATCAAGAAGGTTGATGCATGA
- the LOC104238619 gene encoding phosphopantothenate--cysteine ligase 2-like isoform X2: MDLKGFGMDAVDDADKLPETAINEVTSFFESAPPLTDAAETEICLKEFVDRNTSLSGSYYFFKNQHLIVFSLLILFSSNIDARLSFVSPCSVNGKANRVVCVTSGGTTVPLEKQCVRYIDNFASGHRGAASTEYFLKAGYSVIFLYRRGGCQPFCSLLPDDPLLECFTVADDSIIEMDPLHAETVKKAITETRAAVADGILLKLPFTTIFEYLQILQLISASLRGLGPSAIFYLAAAVSDFYVPWESMALHKIQSASGPLDMRLAQVPKMLSVLRNEWAPMAFYISFKLETDKDILLAKADMALKKYKMHMVIANELSTRKEEVIVVTEQEKVTVRRDSTQAGAEVECPLVELVVDRHSAYIKKVDA, from the exons ATGGATCTTAAGG GTTTTGGCATGGATGCAGTTGATGATGCTGATAAGTTACCAGAAACAGCAATAAATGAAGTGACATCCTTCTTTGAGTCAGCTCCACCGCTGACGGATGCTGCTGAAACTGAAATATGTTTGAAGGAGTTCGTTGATCGCAATACCTCATTATCAGGCAGTTATTATTTCTTTAAAAATCAACATCTCATAGTTTTTAGCCTTTTAATTCTCTTTTCTTCAAATATAGATGCTAGACTTTCTTTTGTGTCTCCGTGTTCAGTAAATGGAAAAGCAAACAGGGTGGTGTGTGTGACTTCTGGTGGTACAACTGTTCCTTTGGAAAAGCAATGTGTTCGTTATATTGACAACTTTGCTTCCGGTCATAGAGGGGCCGCATCCACAGA ATACTTTTTGAAGGCAGGTTATTCTGTAATCTTTCTCTACCGAAG GGGGGGCTGCCAGCCATTTTGTAGTTTGCTGCCGGATGACCCGTTGCTAGAGTGTTTTACTGTAGCTGATGATTCAATTATTGAAA TGGATCCATTGCATGCCGAAACAGTGAAGAAAGCCATTACTGAAACTCGTGCT GCAGTTGCTGATGGCATCCTGTTGAAACTTCCATTTACGACAATTTTTGAGTATTTGCag ATTCTTCAGCTAATTTCTGCATCATTGAGGGGCCTTGGGCCTAGTGCTATTTTCTATCTTGCAGCTGCCGTTTCTGATTTTTATGTTCCATGGGAAAGCATG GCTTTACATAAGATCCAGTCAGCATCTGGTCCTCTGGACATGCGACTCGCCCAAGTACCAAAGATGCTTTCAGTGCTTAGGAATGAGTGGGCACCGATGGCCTTCTACATATCTTTCAAG CTAGAAACAGATAAAGATATCCTTTTAGCAAAGGCTGATATGGCCCTCAAAAAATACAAGATGCATATGGTGATAGCAAACGAACTTTCAACCCGTAAAGAGGAAGTTATAGTTGTGACAGAGCAGGAAAAGGTCACAGTTCGCAGGGACAGCACTCAGGCTGGGGCTGAGGTTGAGTGTCCATTGGTCGAGCTTGTTGTTGATAGACATTCAGCATATATCAAGAAGGTTGATGCATGA
- the LOC104238619 gene encoding phosphopantothenate--cysteine ligase 2-like isoform X6: MDAVDDADKLPETAINEVTSFFESAPPLTDAAETEICLKEFVDRNTSLSGINGKANRVVCVTSGGTTVPLEKQCVRYIDNFASGHRGAASTEYFLKAGYSVIFLYRRGGCQPFCSLLPDDPLLECFTVADDSIIEMDPLHAETVKKAITETRAAVADGILLKLPFTTIFEYLQILQLISASLRGLGPSAIFYLAAAVSDFYVPWESMALHKIQSASGPLDMRLAQVPKMLSVLRNEWAPMAFYISFKLETDKDILLAKADMALKKYKMHMVIANELSTRKEEVIVVTEQEKVTVRRDSTQAGAEVECPLVELVVDRHSAYIKKVDA; the protein is encoded by the exons ATGGATGCAGTTGATGATGCTGATAAGTTACCAGAAACAGCAATAAATGAAGTGACATCCTTCTTTGAGTCAGCTCCACCGCTGACGGATGCTGCTGAAACTGAAATATGTTTGAAGGAGTTCGTTGATCGCAATACCTCATTATCAGGCA TAAATGGAAAAGCAAACAGGGTGGTGTGTGTGACTTCTGGTGGTACAACTGTTCCTTTGGAAAAGCAATGTGTTCGTTATATTGACAACTTTGCTTCCGGTCATAGAGGGGCCGCATCCACAGA ATACTTTTTGAAGGCAGGTTATTCTGTAATCTTTCTCTACCGAAG GGGGGGCTGCCAGCCATTTTGTAGTTTGCTGCCGGATGACCCGTTGCTAGAGTGTTTTACTGTAGCTGATGATTCAATTATTGAAA TGGATCCATTGCATGCCGAAACAGTGAAGAAAGCCATTACTGAAACTCGTGCT GCAGTTGCTGATGGCATCCTGTTGAAACTTCCATTTACGACAATTTTTGAGTATTTGCag ATTCTTCAGCTAATTTCTGCATCATTGAGGGGCCTTGGGCCTAGTGCTATTTTCTATCTTGCAGCTGCCGTTTCTGATTTTTATGTTCCATGGGAAAGCATG GCTTTACATAAGATCCAGTCAGCATCTGGTCCTCTGGACATGCGACTCGCCCAAGTACCAAAGATGCTTTCAGTGCTTAGGAATGAGTGGGCACCGATGGCCTTCTACATATCTTTCAAG CTAGAAACAGATAAAGATATCCTTTTAGCAAAGGCTGATATGGCCCTCAAAAAATACAAGATGCATATGGTGATAGCAAACGAACTTTCAACCCGTAAAGAGGAAGTTATAGTTGTGACAGAGCAGGAAAAGGTCACAGTTCGCAGGGACAGCACTCAGGCTGGGGCTGAGGTTGAGTGTCCATTGGTCGAGCTTGTTGTTGATAGACATTCAGCATATATCAAGAAGGTTGATGCATGA
- the LOC104238619 gene encoding phosphopantothenate--cysteine ligase 2-like isoform X4 — protein sequence MFASGSHSLCFGMDAVDDADKLPETAINEVTSFFESAPPLTDAAETEICLKEFVDRNTSLSGINGKANRVVCVTSGGTTVPLEKQCVRYIDNFASGHRGAASTEYFLKAGYSVIFLYRRGGCQPFCSLLPDDPLLECFTVADDSIIEMDPLHAETVKKAITETRAAVADGILLKLPFTTIFEYLQILQLISASLRGLGPSAIFYLAAAVSDFYVPWESMALHKIQSASGPLDMRLAQVPKMLSVLRNEWAPMAFYISFKLETDKDILLAKADMALKKYKMHMVIANELSTRKEEVIVVTEQEKVTVRRDSTQAGAEVECPLVELVVDRHSAYIKKVDA from the exons ATGTTTGCATCAGGGTCACACTCCTTGT GTTTTGGCATGGATGCAGTTGATGATGCTGATAAGTTACCAGAAACAGCAATAAATGAAGTGACATCCTTCTTTGAGTCAGCTCCACCGCTGACGGATGCTGCTGAAACTGAAATATGTTTGAAGGAGTTCGTTGATCGCAATACCTCATTATCAGGCA TAAATGGAAAAGCAAACAGGGTGGTGTGTGTGACTTCTGGTGGTACAACTGTTCCTTTGGAAAAGCAATGTGTTCGTTATATTGACAACTTTGCTTCCGGTCATAGAGGGGCCGCATCCACAGA ATACTTTTTGAAGGCAGGTTATTCTGTAATCTTTCTCTACCGAAG GGGGGGCTGCCAGCCATTTTGTAGTTTGCTGCCGGATGACCCGTTGCTAGAGTGTTTTACTGTAGCTGATGATTCAATTATTGAAA TGGATCCATTGCATGCCGAAACAGTGAAGAAAGCCATTACTGAAACTCGTGCT GCAGTTGCTGATGGCATCCTGTTGAAACTTCCATTTACGACAATTTTTGAGTATTTGCag ATTCTTCAGCTAATTTCTGCATCATTGAGGGGCCTTGGGCCTAGTGCTATTTTCTATCTTGCAGCTGCCGTTTCTGATTTTTATGTTCCATGGGAAAGCATG GCTTTACATAAGATCCAGTCAGCATCTGGTCCTCTGGACATGCGACTCGCCCAAGTACCAAAGATGCTTTCAGTGCTTAGGAATGAGTGGGCACCGATGGCCTTCTACATATCTTTCAAG CTAGAAACAGATAAAGATATCCTTTTAGCAAAGGCTGATATGGCCCTCAAAAAATACAAGATGCATATGGTGATAGCAAACGAACTTTCAACCCGTAAAGAGGAAGTTATAGTTGTGACAGAGCAGGAAAAGGTCACAGTTCGCAGGGACAGCACTCAGGCTGGGGCTGAGGTTGAGTGTCCATTGGTCGAGCTTGTTGTTGATAGACATTCAGCATATATCAAGAAGGTTGATGCATGA
- the LOC138890072 gene encoding uncharacterized protein: MLFPERWNFNPVAWMPHAIPKLEDWVRKLATTSSYDERKWRDLSRGKWEAKHHDEEDEGEESILVPRTRKLVEAAKSSEPETLPPDGGTPKKDSGKALESPEIEIIPPPSISTSDGASAERAEANQSAPSEELGVVTMGHSPSLPYYSEEAIKDARAMEMPDPSKVLEEDPFWDFFTTVDDTVDLNDASTFFEEAQRLFSQEGFGEENALRLLCSQKEDKLKDLRADLAKARKNDVEPDEHVTLILTEYGLLDPTAEANTLMSQLQQKLEMIGQLRGKVDQVKADCHRWKKSTDQLATDKEAILDKRIEELEAKLARTEAEVAEAKTKVEKTKVTSDKTILIYLSDAEAVQAELREDSDWEKCSNDLAKRQARRETLKKIHARGFDLTEEITQAKVLETDARFLVSSNDKDVVSGFESGGDKERVPEEEEEEVLEDVVPEDVVSIHTELRIVFIL; this comes from the exons ATGCTGTTCCCGGAGAGATGGAACTTTAATC CTGTTGCTTGGATGCCTCACGCTATCCCCAAACTCGAGGACTGGGTCCGAAAGTTAGCTACGACTTCCTCGTATGACGAGCGCAAATGGCGCGATTTATCGAGGGGCAAATGGGAGGCCAAACATCATG ATGAAGAGGACGAGGGCGAAGAGTCGATACTAGTGCCCCGAACTAGGAAACTAGTCGAGGCCGCCAAGTCCTCCGAACCCGAGACATTGCCTCCTGATGGAGGAACTCCGAAGAAAGACTCGGGCAAAGCCCTCGAGTCCCCTGAGATCGAGATAATTCCCCCTCCTTCAATAAGTACGTCGGATGGGGCAAGTGCTGAGAGGGCCGAAGCTAATCAAAGTGCCCCGAGTGAGGAGCTTGGGGTGGTGACAATGGGTCACTCACCTTCTCTACCGTATTACTCTGAAGAGGCAATAAAGGACGCTCGTGCTATGGAAATGCCTGACCCGAGCAAAGTTCTTGAAGAAGATCCTTTTTGGGATTTTTTCACCACGGTTGATGATACTGTTGACCTTAATGATGCATCCACCTTCTTCGAAGAGGCTCAACGTCTCTTCTCTCAG GAAGGCTTTGGTGAAGAGAATGCCCTGAGGCTACTCTGTAGCCAAAAGGAGGATAAGCTCAAGGACCTTCGGGCTGACTTGGCCAAAGCTCGGAAAAATGATGTCGAGCCAGATGAGCATGTAACCTTAATTTTAACAGAGTATGGTCTTCTTGATCCTACTGCAGAGGCTAATACTTTGATGTCTCAGCTGCAACAAAAGTTAGAGATGATTGGGCAGCTCCGGGGCAAGGTCGATCAGGTTAAGGCTGACTGCCACCGATGGAAAAAGAGCACTGATCAGCTTGCTACTGATAAAGAAGCTATTCTA GACAAGAGAATTGAGGAGCTAGAGGCAAAGCTTGCTAGAACCGAGGCTGAAGTTGCAGAGGCCAAGACTAAAGTTGAGAAGACGAAGGTTACGTCTGATAAGACCATTCTCATATATTTAAGCGACGCCGAGGCTGTTCAAGCGGAGCTAAGGGAGGACTCTGACTGGGAAAAATGTAGTAATGATTTGGCCAAGCGCCAAGCCCGGAGGGAGACTCTCAAAAAAATCCATGCCCGAGGGTTTGACCTCACTGAAGAAATAACCCAAGCAAAGGTGCTAGAAACCGATGCCAGGTTTCTCGTTTCTTCCAATGATAAAGATGTCGTTAGTGGTTTTGAGAGCGGGGGAGATAAGGAAAGAGTCcccgaggaggaggaggaggaggttctCGAGGATGTAGTTCCTGAGGATGTCGTCTCTATTCATACTGAATTACGCATTGTCTTTATTTTGTGA
- the LOC104238619 gene encoding phosphopantothenate--cysteine ligase 2-like isoform X5, with protein MFASGSHSLCFGMDAVDDADKLPETAINEVTSFFESAPPLTDAAETEICLKEFVDRNTSLSVNGKANRVVCVTSGGTTVPLEKQCVRYIDNFASGHRGAASTEYFLKAGYSVIFLYRRGGCQPFCSLLPDDPLLECFTVADDSIIEMDPLHAETVKKAITETRAAVADGILLKLPFTTIFEYLQILQLISASLRGLGPSAIFYLAAAVSDFYVPWESMALHKIQSASGPLDMRLAQVPKMLSVLRNEWAPMAFYISFKLETDKDILLAKADMALKKYKMHMVIANELSTRKEEVIVVTEQEKVTVRRDSTQAGAEVECPLVELVVDRHSAYIKKVDA; from the exons ATGTTTGCATCAGGGTCACACTCCTTGT GTTTTGGCATGGATGCAGTTGATGATGCTGATAAGTTACCAGAAACAGCAATAAATGAAGTGACATCCTTCTTTGAGTCAGCTCCACCGCTGACGGATGCTGCTGAAACTGAAATATGTTTGAAGGAGTTCGTTGATCGCAATACCTCATTATCAG TAAATGGAAAAGCAAACAGGGTGGTGTGTGTGACTTCTGGTGGTACAACTGTTCCTTTGGAAAAGCAATGTGTTCGTTATATTGACAACTTTGCTTCCGGTCATAGAGGGGCCGCATCCACAGA ATACTTTTTGAAGGCAGGTTATTCTGTAATCTTTCTCTACCGAAG GGGGGGCTGCCAGCCATTTTGTAGTTTGCTGCCGGATGACCCGTTGCTAGAGTGTTTTACTGTAGCTGATGATTCAATTATTGAAA TGGATCCATTGCATGCCGAAACAGTGAAGAAAGCCATTACTGAAACTCGTGCT GCAGTTGCTGATGGCATCCTGTTGAAACTTCCATTTACGACAATTTTTGAGTATTTGCag ATTCTTCAGCTAATTTCTGCATCATTGAGGGGCCTTGGGCCTAGTGCTATTTTCTATCTTGCAGCTGCCGTTTCTGATTTTTATGTTCCATGGGAAAGCATG GCTTTACATAAGATCCAGTCAGCATCTGGTCCTCTGGACATGCGACTCGCCCAAGTACCAAAGATGCTTTCAGTGCTTAGGAATGAGTGGGCACCGATGGCCTTCTACATATCTTTCAAG CTAGAAACAGATAAAGATATCCTTTTAGCAAAGGCTGATATGGCCCTCAAAAAATACAAGATGCATATGGTGATAGCAAACGAACTTTCAACCCGTAAAGAGGAAGTTATAGTTGTGACAGAGCAGGAAAAGGTCACAGTTCGCAGGGACAGCACTCAGGCTGGGGCTGAGGTTGAGTGTCCATTGGTCGAGCTTGTTGTTGATAGACATTCAGCATATATCAAGAAGGTTGATGCATGA
- the LOC104238619 gene encoding phosphopantothenate--cysteine ligase 2-like isoform X1: MFASGSHSLCFGMDAVDDADKLPETAINEVTSFFESAPPLTDAAETEICLKEFVDRNTSLSGSYYFFKNQHLIVFSLLILFSSNIDARLSFVSPCSVNGKANRVVCVTSGGTTVPLEKQCVRYIDNFASGHRGAASTEYFLKAGYSVIFLYRRGGCQPFCSLLPDDPLLECFTVADDSIIEMDPLHAETVKKAITETRAAVADGILLKLPFTTIFEYLQILQLISASLRGLGPSAIFYLAAAVSDFYVPWESMALHKIQSASGPLDMRLAQVPKMLSVLRNEWAPMAFYISFKLETDKDILLAKADMALKKYKMHMVIANELSTRKEEVIVVTEQEKVTVRRDSTQAGAEVECPLVELVVDRHSAYIKKVDA; the protein is encoded by the exons ATGTTTGCATCAGGGTCACACTCCTTGT GTTTTGGCATGGATGCAGTTGATGATGCTGATAAGTTACCAGAAACAGCAATAAATGAAGTGACATCCTTCTTTGAGTCAGCTCCACCGCTGACGGATGCTGCTGAAACTGAAATATGTTTGAAGGAGTTCGTTGATCGCAATACCTCATTATCAGGCAGTTATTATTTCTTTAAAAATCAACATCTCATAGTTTTTAGCCTTTTAATTCTCTTTTCTTCAAATATAGATGCTAGACTTTCTTTTGTGTCTCCGTGTTCAGTAAATGGAAAAGCAAACAGGGTGGTGTGTGTGACTTCTGGTGGTACAACTGTTCCTTTGGAAAAGCAATGTGTTCGTTATATTGACAACTTTGCTTCCGGTCATAGAGGGGCCGCATCCACAGA ATACTTTTTGAAGGCAGGTTATTCTGTAATCTTTCTCTACCGAAG GGGGGGCTGCCAGCCATTTTGTAGTTTGCTGCCGGATGACCCGTTGCTAGAGTGTTTTACTGTAGCTGATGATTCAATTATTGAAA TGGATCCATTGCATGCCGAAACAGTGAAGAAAGCCATTACTGAAACTCGTGCT GCAGTTGCTGATGGCATCCTGTTGAAACTTCCATTTACGACAATTTTTGAGTATTTGCag ATTCTTCAGCTAATTTCTGCATCATTGAGGGGCCTTGGGCCTAGTGCTATTTTCTATCTTGCAGCTGCCGTTTCTGATTTTTATGTTCCATGGGAAAGCATG GCTTTACATAAGATCCAGTCAGCATCTGGTCCTCTGGACATGCGACTCGCCCAAGTACCAAAGATGCTTTCAGTGCTTAGGAATGAGTGGGCACCGATGGCCTTCTACATATCTTTCAAG CTAGAAACAGATAAAGATATCCTTTTAGCAAAGGCTGATATGGCCCTCAAAAAATACAAGATGCATATGGTGATAGCAAACGAACTTTCAACCCGTAAAGAGGAAGTTATAGTTGTGACAGAGCAGGAAAAGGTCACAGTTCGCAGGGACAGCACTCAGGCTGGGGCTGAGGTTGAGTGTCCATTGGTCGAGCTTGTTGTTGATAGACATTCAGCATATATCAAGAAGGTTGATGCATGA